Proteins encoded by one window of Ascochyta rabiei chromosome 1, complete sequence:
- a CDS encoding Histone H4: protein MTGRGKGGKGLGKGGAKRHRKILRDNIQGITKPAIRRLARRGGVKRISAMIYEETRGVLKTFLEGVIRDAVTYTEHAKRKTVTSLDVVYALKRQGRTLYGFGG, encoded by the exons ATGACTGGAC GCGGCAAAGGTGGCAAGGGCCTCGGCAAGGGCGGAGCCAAGCGTCACCGCAAGATCTTGCGTGACAACATCCAGGGTATCACCAAGCCCGCTATCCGCCGTCTTGCGCGTCGTGGTGGTGTCAAGCGTATCTCAGCCA TGATCTACGAGGAGACCCGTGGTGTGCTGAAGACCTTCCTGGAGGGTGTCATCCGTGACGCCGTCACATACACTGAGCACGCCAAGCGCAAGACTGTCACCTCGCTCGATGTTGTCTACGCCCTCAAGCGTCAAGGCCGCACCCTGTACGGTTTCGGTGGTTAA
- a CDS encoding Saccharopepsin: protein MKTAILLAAGALASPAVAGVHKMKLQKVPLSEQLKYANIQEHAKALGQKYMGIKSENHAEQMFKAPYVADGTHPVPVSNFLNAQYFSEISLGTPPQDFKVVLDTGSSNLWVPSSECNSIACYLHSKYDSSSSSTYKKNGTSFEIRYGSGELSGFVSNDVFQIGDLKVKHQDFAEATSEPGLAFAFGRFDGIMGLGYDTISVNKIVPPFYNMLDQGLLDKPVFAFYLGDTNAGQESVATFGGIDESHYTGKLINIPLRRKAYWEVDLDAITFGKETAEMDNTGVILDTGTSLIALPSTIAELLNKEIGAKKSYNGQYTVECDKRDSLPDLTFTLTGHNFTIGAYDYILEVQGSCISAFFGMDFPEPVGPLAILGDAFLRRWYSVYDVGNSAVGLAKAK from the exons ATGAAGACGGCCATTCTCCTCGCTGCCGGTGCGCTGGCCTCGCCGGCCGTCGCCGGCGTCCACAAGATGAAGCTCCAGAAGGTGCCTTTGTCGGAGCAGCTG AAATACGCAAACATCCAGGAGCACGCAAAGGCGCTCGGCCAGAAGTACATGGGCATCAAGTCTGAGAACCACGCCGAGCAGATGTTCAAGGCCCCCTACGTAGCCGACGGCACACACCCAGTGCCTGTCAGCAACTTCCTCAACGCCCAGT ACTTCTCCGAGATTTCGCTCGGTACCCCTCCCCAGGACTTCAAGGTTGTTCTCGACACCGGAAGCTCCAACCTCTGGGTTCCCTCGTCCGAGTGCAACTCCATCGCCTGCTACCTCCACAGCAAGTACGactcgtcgtcttcgtcgacCTACAAGAAGAACGGCACCTCGTTCGAGATCCGCTACGGATCTGGCGAGCTTAGCGGCTTCGTTTCCAACGATGTCTTCCAGATCGGCGACCTCAAAGTCAAGCACCAGGACTTTGCCGAGGCCACTTCTGAGCCTGGTCTTGCCTTTGCCTTTGGCCGCTTTGACGGTATCATGGGCCTCGGTTACGACACCATCTCGGTGAACAAGATCGTTCCTCCCTTCTACAACATGCTCGACCAGGGTCTGTTGGACAAGCCAGTCTTTGCCTTCTACCTCGGAGACACCAACGCGGGCCAGGAGTCTGTTGCTACCTTTGGCGGTATCGACGAGAGCCACTACACTGGCAAGCTCATCAACATTCCCCTGAGGCGCAAGGCTTACTGGGAGGTTGACCTCGATGCCATCACCTTTGGCAAAGAGACTGCCGAGATGGACAACACTGGCGTCATTCTCGACACCGGTACATCTCTCATTGCCCTTCCGTCCACCATCGCCGAGCTTCTGAACAAGGAGATTGGCGCCAAGAAGTCGTACAACGGCCAGTACACGGTCGAATGCGACAAGCGTGACAGTCTGCCCGACCTCACCTTCACCCTGACTGGCCACAACTTCACCATCGGTGCCTACGACTACATTCTCGAGGTCCAGGGGTCGTGCATCTCTGCCTTCTTCGGCATGGACTTCCCTGAGCCCGTAGGTCCCCTTGCCATACTCGGAGACGCCTTCCTCAGGAGGTGGTACTCTGTCTACGACGTCGGCAACTCGGCGGT
- a CDS encoding histone H3.1, with the protein MARTKQTARKSTGGKAPRKQLASKAARKSAPSTGGVKKPHRYKPGTVALREIRRYQKSTELLIRKLPFQRLVREIAQDFKSDLRFQSSAIGALQESVEAYLVSLFEDTNLCAIHAKRVTIQSKDIQLARRLRGERG; encoded by the exons ATGGCCCGCACCAAGCAGACCGCCC GCAAGTCCACTGGTGGCAAGGCTCCCCGCAAGCAGCTCGCCTCCAAGGCCGCTCGCAAGTCCGCGCCGTCAACCGGTGGTGTCAAGAAGCCTCACCGCTACAAGCCCGGTACCGTCGCTCTCCGTGAGATCCGTCGCTACCAGAAGTCGACCGAGCTCCTCATCCGCAAGCTGCCCTTCCAGCGTCTTGTCCGTGAGATTGCTCAGGACTTCAAGTCGGATCTCCGCTTCCAGTCCTCTGCCATCGGCGCTCTCCAGGAGTCCGTCGAGGCCTACCTCGTCTCGCTCTTCGAGGACACCAACCTCTGCGCCATCCACGCCAAGCGTGTCACCATCC AGTCCAAGGACATCCAGCTTGCTCGTCGTCTCCGTGGTGAGCGTGGTTAA
- a CDS encoding (S)-2-haloacid dehalogenase gives MALSPPPRALFFDVFGTCVDWRNAVVKELEAQAHVALNSATASLASRVRLTASDMTEQHWASFAQQWRDGYKKFTQRLATDPSVPWKSVDEHHLESLKQLVSDWEIDGLWDEEHLRAISLVWHRLDPWADSAMGVTMLNRLFYTCTLSNGNLSLLSDLRIHSAIPFTHIFSAELFGTYKPSPHVYLGAAHRLQLPPEQCAMVAAHLNDLRAAKDNGLKVIYVERPDEEDWSREQVERARDEGWVDLWISSGNGSKGFITVAEKLGIELNAADQSRRLSTSAPVGAA, from the exons ATGGCTCTCTCCCCACCGCCTCGTGCCTTGTTCTTCGACGTCTTCGGTACCTGCGTCGATTGGCGCAATGCCGTGGTGAAGGAGCTGGAAGCGCAGGCTCATGTTGCGCTCAACTCGGCTACTGCCTCTCTGGCGTCCCGTGTCAGGCTTACCGCGTCTGATATGACGGAACAACACTGGGCCAGTTTTGCTCAGCAATGGAGGGATGGCTACAAGAAGTTCACGCAGCGTCTCGCTACAGATCCATCCGTCCCGTGGAAGTCGGTCGACGAACATCATCTCGAGTCCTTGAAGCAGCTGGTTTCCGATTGGGAGATCGATGGTCTGTGGGACGAGGAACACCTACGTGCTATCAGCCTAGTTTGGCATCGCTTGGACCCTTGGGCGGACTCTGCCATGGGCGTCACTATGCTGAACAGGCTCTTCT ATACGTGTACCTTGTCCAACGGCAACCTCAGCCTTCTCTCGGATCTCCGTATCCACAGTGCCATTCCTTTCACGCACATATTCTCGGCAGAACTGTTTGGTACCTACAAGCCTTCGCCACATGTGTATCTTGGAGCTGCCCATAGGCTACAGCTGCCACCTGAGCAATGTGCTATGGTCGCTGCGCATCTCAACGACCTGAGGGCTGCAAAGGATAACGGCTTGAAGGTCATCTACGTCGAACGCCCTGATGAGGAGGACTGGAGCAGGGAGCAGGTCGAGAGGGCGCGGGATGAAGGTTGGGTAGATTTGTGGATCAGTTCTGGGAACGGAAGTAAGGGGTTCATTACTGTGGCGGAGAAGCTCGGCATCGAGTTGAATGCTGCAGATCAGTCGAGAAGACTCAGTACGTCGGCACCTGTGGGTGCTGCATGA